The Sesamum indicum cultivar Zhongzhi No. 13 linkage group LG1, S_indicum_v1.0, whole genome shotgun sequence genome includes a window with the following:
- the LOC105155725 gene encoding uncharacterized protein LOC105155725, which yields MATSSSTSFTLLQNPQIPHRNGVGGEMICSLLTCRTSTTSPLQRSATRTSSSYKGFRKKDFVIVRNATPEAAGDLFSSFPIPGFSLPGDNPWIAGIAGLLVTVPFLVQRLLTLTKEVDMAAETVEKIADTVGKVAAEVDKAAEEMAEALPEGGLKKMVSFVEDLAEETTKDAQMVEDLMDKVEELDDKLDAILKQQSKGTDKA from the exons ATGGCTACTTCATCTTCCACTTCCTTCACCCTTCTTCAGAATCCCCAAATACCTCACAGAAATGGTGTAGGTGGAGAAATGATATGCTCACTTCTTACCTGCAGGACTTCTACTACCTCTCCACTGCAAAGATCAGCAACAAGAACCAGCAGCAGCTACAAGGGTTTCAGAAAAaa ggattttgtaattgttaGGAATGCTACTCCTGAAGCTGCTGGAgatctcttctcttctttcccCATCCCTGGATTCTCCCTGCCCGGAGACAATCCATG GATTGCTGGGATCGCGGGATTATTGGTGACCGTACCTTTCCTAGTCCAAAGGCTGTTGACATTGACAA AGGAGGTTGATATGGCGGCGGAGACGGTGGAGAAGATAGCGGACACGGTGGGTAAAGTGGCGGCGGAAGTTGATAAAGCGGCGGAAGAGATGGCGGAGGCGCTACCGGAAGGCGGGCTGAAGAAGATGGTTAGTTTTGTAGAGGATTTGGCTGAGGAAACAACGAAGGATGCTCAAATGGTTGAGGATTTGATGGATAAG GTTGAAGAATTGGACGACAAGCTGGACGCAATTTTGAAGCAGCAGTCCAAAGGCACTGATAAGGCCTGA
- the LOC105156453 gene encoding uncharacterized protein LOC105156453, producing the protein MPKSRELSSAPEEEEQRQLEVNNKISRPEVVQTQGHNLCNRESSALPPSKGVEDSYLSLAVAPPRRSPFTLNILAEALLADLKVSNLSEYDGTGDLQEHLDKFYAKIDWYDLSDAAYCKVFRTTLSKRALAWFNQLPDGNISSLERLVQRFLHHFSMNKNVPKMAASLFTIHQREGKTLRDYIQRFVDAVHEVPHVNHELLASIIQQNLLSGRFKESITGKPPSTMGDLLVRSQKYIRIEEPNALDPSLSGKRKGREEKKELKKKEEFKHVPPAGFAHYTPFNAPRGEILMVAEQQGLISQWPVKMKDNPKRLKSNKYCCFHRDRGRTTEECHHLKNEIEKLIQRGHLKEYVNHYPQGRQFDRGPNALTPRDDNYPIERVIL; encoded by the exons ATGCCGAA AAGTCGAGAGTTATCCTCGGCTCccgaggaggaggagcagAGGCAGTTGGAAGTGAACAACAAGATCTCTAGGCCTGAAGTTGTACAAACTCAAGGTCATAATCTCTGCAATCGAGAATCTTCAGCTCTCCCACCATCTAAGGGAGTCGAGGATTCCTACTTGTCATTGGCCGTAGCTCCTCCAAGACGTAGCCCTTTTACCCTAAACATTCTAGCTGAAGCGCTCCTAGCAGACCTCAAGGTGTCGAATCTATCGGAATATGATGGGACGGGAGACCTACAAGAACACTTAGACAAATTTTACGCCAAGATTGATTGGTACGATTTGAGTGACGCCGCTTACTGCAAGGTCTTCCGCACTACGCTCTCGAAACGTGCATTAGCCTGGTTCAACCAACTACCCGATGGAAATATTTCTAGCCTCGAGCGGTTGGTTCAACGTTTCTTGCATCACTTCTCCATGAACAAAAATGTTCCTAAAATGGCTGCATCTCTATTTACCATTCATCAAAGGGAGGGCAAAACTTTGAGAGACTACATCCAAAGATTTGTGGACGCAGTGCATGAAGTTCCCCATGTTAATCATGAGTTGTTGGCTAGTATTATCCAACAGAACCTGCTATCGGGAAGATTCAAGGAGTCTATAACCGGCAAGCCCCCTAGCACCATGGGAGATTTACTCGTGCGCTCCCAGAAATACATTCGAATTGAGGAGCCTAATGCTTTGGATCCTTCCCTTAGTGGCAAAAGGAAGGGTcgagaagagaaaaaggagctgaaaaagaaagaggaattCAAGCATGTACCACCGGCGGGGTTTGCTCACTATACCCCGTTCAATGCTCCCAGGGGGGAGATATTAATGGTGGCGGAACAGCAAGGGCTAATCAGTCAATGGCCGgtaaagatgaaagataaccCCAAGAGACTCAAATCCAATAAGTATTGTTGTTTTCACCGGGACAGGGGACGCACGACAGAGGAATGCCATCACCTGAagaatgaaatagaaaaattgatccaGCGGGGACACTTAAAGGAATATGTCAACCACTATCCCCAAGGACGCCAATTTGACCGTGGGCCGAATGCGCTAACTCCTCGTGATGATAACTATCCCATCGAAAGAGTTATCTTGTGA